A DNA window from Porites lutea chromosome 6, jaPorLute2.1, whole genome shotgun sequence contains the following coding sequences:
- the LOC140940968 gene encoding UBA-like domain-containing protein 2, giving the protein MDTLKEQAMINQFVMAAGCARDQAKQLLQAAHWQFETALSLFFQEAAIPSHSQHNALVTPANTPATPPNFPDAMAAFSKLQTSDTSPKTQTLNVNVNHQRVR; this is encoded by the exons atggACACATTGAAAGAGCAAGCTATGATAAATCAGTTTGTAATGGCTGCTGGTTGTGCCAGAGACCaagcaaaacaacttttgcAGGCGGCACATTGGCAATTTGAG ACCGCCTTGAGCTTGTTTTTTCAAGAAGCGGCGATTCCTTCACATTCACAACACAACGCG CTCGTAACCCCAGCGAATACGCCAGCGACGCCACCAAACTTTCCCGACGCCATGGCAGCATTCTCAAAACTTCAGACTTCCGATACTAGCCCTAAAACACAGACTTTAAACGTGAATGTGAATCATCAAAGAGTGAGGTGA
- the LOC140941572 gene encoding uncharacterized protein, with product MLVAGVLIATNRIQKAIEFYKECLVLLGSRVPFFEMVLSVNLLKAYRLIGDLKSAIEFGRNRLDVLRSRGKINHKEDVFLFLMAELYEQQGNNREAKGLFEETLSIMKLTDDRKGQVTCYLRLGKVCQSLGDYNTAKECFEKGSVTVREFGDKSAEARFNEKLGTLYWSLNEKDNSKKSFEKALVLRKVAGQRNNEAQNCVNLAHVFQSLCDYDKAKEYFEKARTIFEEVCDKKKEASCNENLANVWFQLEKYNHAIKYFQIALEIHEKNGDRENEAICYGNMGVVWEALGEFPKSKEYLKRALAINQEIGHREREMEDYIHLGTLCCSIGDCCKAKEYLFKALAITEEIENKKMEAKCYGHIGNVFNFLGEFAKAKEYFQKRLVIREELGDRKGTAEDYRNLGDAFHALGDFAMAKRYYEKAIAINREIGYKRGEIECYSLLGVLLTSLGENTKAIQCYEKALETSKKAGDRRSEASCHEILGKIQFHSAGGFLSGKEHCEVAIAINKEIGSRQGEASSYESLGVASLSLGAYSKAKECHEEALAIRKKYGDKGGEALSHENLGNVFLAQGEYASAKESYEKAIAIHKEIGLRQREAMCHGLLGRVLHFIGEKIKTRECHEKALEIRRENGDKAGEAECYGNLGVLFQFLGEYATAKEYFEKAITIREQIGAREQEAICFINLACVLNSLGQKAKAEECHEKALGISKGSGDKGVEALCYGQLGSVFASLGDYIATKDYYEKALAIYKEIGCRDAEGTFCESLGKVFHSLGDNAKAKEYLEKALAIAKEIVNKQLETLCYRGLADVFQSLCEYARAKEYHEKALVMSKEDGSKSEEGLSYVSLGSFFLSLGEYTKAKEYYGEGLEIMKEIGERKGEASCYKCLGRLFLRLKDYSMAKEFYGKAVTLYRDIGSIEGELEANGKLSLVLLAEGRIHDAQSHLFTNVRNCEKMQSFMKNNERFKILFFDKHKDLYQFLSFFLCITGDFDKGLDVLELGRARALADLMLAQYSVEEQVVFSHLLEANGAAAITKKESSCVCLYISSLKETLFFWILKEERIIGFRQVDINECLNNKATVRDVEDMFADKVYRKFYGVAPEMCENQSSCPSNANHPERISYHTASRLIEVDDEEDQQVHSDPTLADGYKMIIAPVFDLLDGETEVMIVPDPFLFKVPFEALQDKDGSYLSETFRIRIVPSLTTLNLIHNSPADYHSQTGALIVGDPDVGWVLYKGSKVYRSSLPFAREEARMLGRILGAQTLLGKEATKQAVLHSVHSMSLVHFAAHGNPKTGEIYLARPLPIDGTPQEEDYLLTMADISKVRLRARLVVLSCCHTADGEIRAEGVVGMARAFLGSGARSVLAARWAVDDEATMHFMFRFYYHLVRGESASESLHKTMKWMRAGPFSKVQQWAPFMLIGDNVTFNFDKKRMGSFHVTPESK from the exons ATGCTCGTTGCAGGTGTTCTTATCGCCACTAATCGTATTCAAAAAGCCATCGAATTTTATAAGGAATGCTTGGTTCTCCTCGGCTCCAGAGTCCCTTTTTTCGAGATGGTGCTTTCTGTTAATTTGTTGAAAGCGTACCGTCTCATTGGTGATCTCAAAAGTGCTATAGAATTCGGAAGAAATCGTCTGGATGTACTCCGCAGCAGGGGCAAAATAAACCACAAAGAAGATGTATTTCTGTTTTTAATGGCAGAGCTTTATGAACAGCAAGGTAATAACAGGGAAGCAAAAGGGCTTTTCGAGGAAACACTCTCCATCATGAAATTAACTGATGACAGAAAAGGACAAGTTACATGTTATCTAAGACTTGGAAAAGTGTGTCAGTCACTCGGTGATTATAACACGGCTaaagaatgttttgaaaaaggatCTGTTACTGTAAGAGAATTTGGCGATAAAAGCGCTGAAGCCCGGTTCAACGAAAAACTAGGAACTCTGTACTGGTCGTTGAATGAAAAAGACAACTCTAAAAAGTCTTTCGAAAAAGCCCTTGTGTTGAGAAAAGTAGCAGGCCAGAGGAACAATGAGGCACAAAATTGCGTCAACTTAGCACACGTGTTTCAATCTCTCTGTGATTACGACAAGGCTaaagaatattttgaaaaagcacGTACTATTTTTGAAGAAGTCTGTGACAAGAAGAAGGAAGCTTCATGCAACGAAAACCTAGCAAACGTTTGGTTCCAATTAGAAAAGTATAACCATGCTATAAAGTATTTCCAAATTGCCTTGGAGATACATGAAAAAAATGGGGACAGGGAAAACGAAGCCATTTGCTACGGTAACATGGGAGTAGTCTGGGAGGCTCTGGGTGAATTTCCCAAAAGTAAAGAGTACCTTAAAAGGGCACTTGCAATCAATCAAGAAATTGGTCACAGGGAACGAGAAATGGAGGATTACATACACCTTGGAACTTTATGTTGTTCAATCGGCGACTGTTGCAAGGCTAAGGAATATCTTTTCAAAGCACTTGCAATCACAGAGGAAATCGAGAACAAGAAAATGGAAGCCAAGTGTTACGGGCACAtaggaaatgtttttaattttctcgGTGAATTTGCAAAGgctaaagaatattttcagaaaAGGCTTGTGATTAGAGAGGAACTTGGCGATAGGAAAGGAACAGCAGAAGATTACAGAAACCTTGGAGACGCGTTTCACGCCCTTGGCGATTTCGCCATGGCGAAACGATATTATGAAAAAGCAATTGCAATAAATAGGGAAATCGGCTATAAACGAGGAGAGATTGAATGTTACTCTCTCCTGGGAGTTTTACTGACCTCCCTTGGAGAGAATACTAAGGCAATACAGTGTTATGAAAAAGCTCttgaaacaagcaaaaaagcaGGGGACAGAAGAAGTGAGGCATCATGTCACGAAATCTTAGGAAAAATCCAGTTTCATTCCGCGGGTGGATTTCTCTCGGGGAAAGAACATTGCGAGGTCGCAATTGCGATCAATAAAGAAATTGGCAGTAGACAAGGGGAGGCTTCCTCTTACGAAAGCCTAGGAGTCGCATCTCTTTCTCTCGGAGCCTATAGTAAGGCCAAGGAATGTCATGAGGAAGCTCTGGCAATAAGGAAAAAATATGGTGACAAAGGAGGTGAAGCTTTATCTCATGAAAACCTAGGAAATGTCTTTCTCGCCCAGGGTGAATATGCCTCGGCTAAGGAAAGCTATGAAAAGGCAATTGCGATCCATAAAGAAATTGGTCTGAGACAAAGAGAAGCCATGTGTCATGGATTGCTAGGGCGTGTACTTCATTTCAtcggagaaaaaataaaaaccagaGAATGTCATGAAAAAGCTCTCGAAATCAGAAGGGAAAACGGTGACAAAGCAGGTGAGGCAGAATGTTACGGAAACCTGGGCGTTCTCTTTCAGTTCTTGGGTGAATATGCCACGGCTaaagaatattttgaaaaagcaatCACGATTCGTGAACAAATTGGTGCCAGAGAACAAGAGGCCATCTGTTTTATAAACCTCGCGTGTGTGTTAAATTCCTTAGGACAAAAAGCAAAGGCCGAAGAGTGTCATGAGAAAGCTCTTGGAATCAGTAAGGGAAGCGGTGACAAAGGTGTTGAAGCATTATGTTACGGGCAGCTAGGATCTGTGTTTGCGTCTCTGGGTGACTATATCGCGACCAAAGACTATTATGAAAAAGCACTTGCGATATATAAAGAGATTGGCTGCAGAGACGCAGAGGGCACATTTTGTGAAAGCTTAGGAAAAGTGTTTCATTCTCTTGGAGACAATGCTAAAGCCAAAGAATATCTTGAGAAGGCTCTTGCGATCGCAAAAGAAATCGTCAACAAACAACTGGAAACTTTATGTTACAGAGGACTAGCCGATGTCTTCCAGTCCCTGTGTGAATATGCCAGGGCAAAAGAATATCATGAAAAAGCACTTGTGATGAGTAAAGAAGATGGCAGCAAATCGGAAGAAGGTCTATCCTATGTAAGCTTAggatctttttttctctctcttggAGAGTATACTAAGGCCAAGGAATATTACGGAGAAGGTCTGGAAATCATGAAAGAAATCGGTGAAAGAAAAGGTGAGGCATCGTGTTACAAATGCCTAGGAAGACTTTTCCTACGCCTAAAAGACTATTCTATGGCTAAAGAGTTTTATGGAAAGGCAGTCACACTGTATAGAGACATTGGAAGCATTGAGGGTGAATTAGAGGCCAACGGCAAACTCTCTTTGGTGCTGCTAGCTGAAGGCAGAATTCATGATGCTCAATCGCATCTCTTTACCAACGTTCGCAACTGCGAGAAAATGCAAAGTTTCATGAAAAACAATGAACGCTTTAAGATATTGTTTTTTGACAAGCACAAAGATTTGTACCAGTtccttagtttttttctttgtatcaCTGGGGATTTTGATAAAGGTCTCGACGTTTTGGAGCTTGGGCGAGCCAGAGCCCTGGCAGACTTGATGTTAGCTCAGTACTCTGTGGAAGAACAAGTTGTATTCAGTCATCTGCTCGAGGCCAATGGTGCTGCAGCCATCACGAAGAAGGAAAGTAGTTGTGTTTGTCTATACATTTCCAGTTTGAAAGAAACGTTGTTTTTTTGGATTCTTAAAGAAGAGAGGATAATAGGTTTCCGACAAGTAGACATTAATGaatgtttaaataacaaagcaacaGTAAGAGATGTAGAAGACATGTTTGCAGACAAAGTCTACAGAAAGTTTTACGGCGTAGCTCCAGAGATGTGCGAGAATCAATCGTCTTGCCCATCAAATGCTAACCATCCCGAGCGTATATCATACCACACAGCATCACGCCTGATAGAAGTAGACGACGAGGAGGACCAGCAGGTGCACTCGGACCCTACACTGGCCGACGGTTACAAAATGATCATCGCTCCTGTTTTTGACCTCCTTGACGGTGAAACCGAAGTCATGATTGTTCCCGACCCATTCTTGTTCAAAGTTCCGTTTGAAGCATTACAGGATAAAGATGGAAGCTATTTGTCTGAGACTTTCAGAATCCGAATTGTTCCTTCTTTGACAACTCTAAACCTCATTCATAACAGTCCAGCAGATTATCACAGTCAGACTGGAGCACTGATAGTAGGTGATCCTGACGTTGGTTGGGTGCTCTACAAAGGCAGTAAGGTGTATAGATCGTCATTGCCATTTGCAAGAGAAGAAGCAAGGATGCTAGGACGAATTCTTGGAGCTCAAACTTTATTGGGAAAGGAAGCAACAAAGCAGGCGGTTCTTCACAGCGTACATTCTATGAGTCTTGTACATTTCGCAGCCCACGGTAACCCCAAAACCGGAGAAATTTATCTTGCTAGGCCACTTCCCATAGACGGAACTCCACAAGAAGAGGACTACTTATTGACAATGGCTGATATTTCAAAAGTTCGACTGCGAGCCAGGCTGGTAGTCCTTAGTTGCTGTCACACTGCAGATGGAGAGATCAGAGCTGAGGGAGTGGTTGGAATGGCTCGCGCGTTCTTAGGATCTGGTGCACGCTCTGTGTTGGCGGCACGGTGGGCGGTAGACGATGAAGCGACAATGCATTTCATGTTTCGTTTCTACTATCACCTTGTTCGTGGGGAAAGTGCTAGTGAATCTCTTCACAAGACTATGAAGTGGATGAGAGCTGGCCCCTTTTCGAAAGTGCAGCAGTGGGCACCATTTATGCTTATTGGGGATAACGTGACCTTTAATTTCGACAAGAAGAG AATGGGATCGTTTCACGTGACTCCCGAGAGTAAGTGA